CCCAATGGGGTGTAGGCCAGGATAAAGAGACAGGTGAGGTTCTGTTGGAGACATGATGGTATTGTGACTGACCAAAGAATGACAACCGATGAATAGAAGAACATATAACAAAACAAGGTAGAATATGATCTGAAATGTATTCAGACATGATGTTTATACCCAGATAAGAGACACGGTTTCAAACAATGGCGACACGGACGAACATAGAAATCCAAAACTTAGACCATTTAAGCAACACCCCTGACATTCTtagcttatactccctccgttctaaaatagatgacccaattttatactaactttgtacaaagttgagtcatctattttggaacggagggagtagcagattTTTATACTTCTAACATGTCGGTGGAACATTGTTTTTTCGAGGTGGCTACTTTGTTATGAGATTGTAAGATTTCAGTATGTGTAAATCCACTCGGTGGTATCTATCTGCTCAAACTACATTCTTTTACCACCGTTGTACTAGTAGGAACATTAAAATGGTTGATGCAATAAGTGATGCCAAACCTACTTCTCCAAGGCATCATACATTTTTCCTTTCTATATATACCATGGACATGAGTGGTGACACTTCCCATGCAGTGAAGCAAACAGAGCTGTAGATATTGTTTTCTTACCCCCAATCTATATTCATTGAAGCTTCAGATCTTTGAGCAATGGAAATTGTAATTGTTATCCTGGTATAGTTGTGCCTTAGGGATGAGGGGCGTCGGGAAAAAAAACTCCACCACATATGGGAACCATGCAACCGGTAGCTTCGAAGTCACAGGTGAGGCAAAGGAAGTGGGTTTTCTCGCGAGGAGAAACCAAGATCAGtataaaaaacaggggaaaactggAAGGAATTGGGTTCAAGGACTGGAAGGAATTGGGTTCAAGAAGAGGAACATGAGAGACCACAGAACAAAAGAGCTTGGAAAAAGTAGCCGCCTGGAATGATTTCTTACTAAAGAACAGTAGTAAGATATAGGTATCTCTCAACTTATCCCTACACTAGGTGCCCACTGCAACTACACACGATGCATCATCCGAATCAGTTCACTGGAGTATACTGAAGGAAGGAAAACATTTACCCATGTGCAACTATAATTGTACACAGAAACAGCAATACTCTCCTATGTTTGAAGCACCCTGTGGTGCATTCCTGTTTTCAACATCTCAATTAATGAATTATTATACTACAGTCCACAAACAGCTCATACATTTTACGGTATAACCCTCTTACTAAGTCATTTAACCCTGGGAGGGAACAGGGCTGCATATTTTTCATGAATAACTTCTAAACTAGTCACAAGTGAGTCTAAATGCATTATGTATCAGTAAAGCACACCACAGCTAAACAATTTCCAGTGAGACCTGTAACAGAGCCCTATCAAAATCGCAATACCTCATTCAGCTGCATTCATAGATACAATTGGGACAGGCAAGAGGGGAAGAACTCTTAGGTGACCATTCTAGAAAAGAACATTCAGGTGATCCCTGAGAGACATCCAATAATCAGTAATCACACCACAATATGCACATGTTTCAAGAatcaaatcttgcatctactccatGATATTGTGACTAATCAAACGATGACGACTGAACAGCATACCACAAACATATGACATGATAGGAAATGTATTTAACTTAAGACATTATCGTTACACAAAGATACGAGATATGGTTTCAAACAATGTCGACATCAACAAACAGAGAAATCCAAAACTTAGACCTTTTAAGCAACACCTCCGACATTCATAGCTTATAGCAGTAAAGAAAAACAAAACTTATATGAATTAAACAGATGCAGTTAGACCTATGACCTGCAGTGGGCATGAACAGTCATGACCAATGGTCTAGGTAGACATGCTCGCTCATTCCACCATACCAGCATCTgcaccctcttcctcctcttcatcctcatcatcaccaAGGGTTAGGTCCTCAATCAACTCCTCAATTGGCACAGTAGGGACATCGTCACCAATCGTGGATGCCATTTCTGACCTGTAGTCCTCGTTCTTGTACAAATTTATCCCAAACCTTAGTTCTGGATCGGACTCCAAATCACGAACAAACATATCATACTCATTTTCCCTCCTCTCTTCCTCGCCTTTGGCCTTGTTCCCAAGGTCTTCCTCAACAGGCAGCCTCTTCAGCTTCCATCTGCGTGTGCGTGGCCTCTTCTCGTAACTCTTCTTGACCAGAACCACTTCAGGCAAATTCTGGCGTAATAAAGCCTTGTCCATATcatcatcattcatattggcaccaTAGAGATCATACCCAAGGGCAAGGTCACCAGGGTTCAGACGGTGCCCAAGATGAGTTCGGACTGTAAACACAGTATCATTTTTCCCAAAATCAGACATCCGCGCGACCTGCGCATATGCCAGCTGATACCGAGATCCATCAATGGTGATCTCAGGTGACTCTGTCTCAATATCAAGCACCATGTACTGCACGAGCTGCTTGCTAGTCAGAGCGGCCTTGAAGTTGTACACCCGGTACTTCTTCTCCTCCAGATGGTGCACACGCAGAGTGAGGGGGTCAAGCAGGGCAATGGCATTGGTGACCTTGGTGCAGAGGACGAGCGGGCCTAGTCCACCAAGATCACGGGACGCCTTGGGGCTGAGAGCAATCAGGTCCTCACGGCATATGGGACAGATCTCGACCGAGAAAGTGTACTTGTAGTTATAGATAAAACTCTTTGTGTCATGAGAGACGAGCTGCTTGGCTGTGTTGGTCTGGATGGGAGCGACTGTACCAAGGAAGTCGACGAGGCGGGCAGCGTGCGAGCGCGAGCCGAAGAAGAAGTCGAGGCCGCCGGGAGCCGAGGCGACGCGGATGGCGAGCGCGGCCTGGCCATGCTTGATGAGGAGCTGCTCGAGGTAGAGGAAGGTGCGGCGGTGCGGGACGTGCTGGCGGAGCTGGACGACGGCGACCCACTGGTCGGGGTTGGCCTGGGCGCGGGCGCAGGAGTCGCAGAGGCGGTCGTGGACGACGAACTCGACGGGGTGGGTCTGCTCGAGGACGATGCCGTTGAGGACCTcgcggcggaggcggagcttgAGGCGGAGGCGCTTGGAGTGGGGCTCGGAGAAGACGAACTCGGCGCCGGAGAGCGAGACCTTGAGGCGGGCGAGCGGGTGcttgaggcggcggaggaggatctGCAGGAGCTCGGGGGACTCCGGGCCGGCGCGGAGCCAGGAGCGCGGCGGCTGGAGGTAGGAGAAGCAGTCGGGGCAGTAGACGACGGCGGCGTTGCGTGGGACGCCCTCGGTGATGTCGACGCGCGCCCGGAGGCAGCGGGCGCACATGTTGGCCGGGTTGGGCTGCATGGAGACGCCGCAGATGCAGCAGAGCACCGTGCCCGCCGTCTGCGTCGGCACGAACATGCCGCTCCCGGCGGCCGGCGGGGCTGACCCCGGCATCATCTTGCGCGGGGAGGGCTGAATCGAATCGAATCGGCTGGGGTGGgggcggagggaggagggggctCGATCGGATGGAGATGTTTCGCTAGGGTTTTGTAGGCTTTGTAGGtggggaagagaggagaggcggcggcgCTGTGGTCGCGGTGACGAAGGCGATTACGTTGTCCAACACCGCGTGGGCTTTTGGATCAACCAGGATGCTGAATGGGCCTTTTGGTTCTACTTACAAGCAAAGCAGCCCTAGCCGACGGGAATGGCGGTCTCTGGAGTGCTCCTATCTGACGCTTAAAGCGTCGAATGGGAAGTGAAACGCCCACACAGCCCTTGTATGGGCTGTCAAAAGGAAATAAAATTTTGCGAAAAATTAAAATGTTCAAGTATGCATAATTTAAAATGACATCGTGCATTTCAAAATTATTAATCGC
The sequence above is a segment of the Triticum dicoccoides isolate Atlit2015 ecotype Zavitan chromosome 1A, WEW_v2.0, whole genome shotgun sequence genome. Coding sequences within it:
- the LOC119273029 gene encoding 60S ribosomal export protein NMD3-like, producing the protein MMPGSAPPAAGSGMFVPTQTAGTVLCCICGVSMQPNPANMCARCLRARVDITEGVPRNAAVVYCPDCFSYLQPPRSWLRAGPESPELLQILLRRLKHPLARLKVSLSGAEFVFSEPHSKRLRLKLRLRREVLNGIVLEQTHPVEFVVHDRLCDSCARAQANPDQWVAVVQLRQHVPHRRTFLYLEQLLIKHGQAALAIRVASAPGGLDFFFGSRSHAARLVDFLGTVAPIQTNTAKQLVSHDTKSFIYNYKYTFSVEICPICREDLIALSPKASRDLGGLGPLVLCTKVTNAIALLDPLTLRVHHLEEKKYRVYNFKAALTSKQLVQYMVLDIETESPEITIDGSRYQLAYAQVARMSDFGKNDTVFTVRTHLGHRLNPGDLALGYDLYGANMNDDDMDKALLRQNLPEVVLVKKSYEKRPRTRRWKLKRLPVEEDLGNKAKGEEERRENEYDMFVRDLESDPELRFGINLYKNEDYRSEMASTIGDDVPTVPIEELIEDLTLGDDEDEEEEEGADAGMVE